A single region of the Rhodospirillales bacterium genome encodes:
- a CDS encoding NAD-dependent epimerase/dehydratase family protein, translating into MKIAITGAAGFIGARLKAGLEAEGHDVAGLDLAGKTPVDIEDRDALVSACAGCGAIYHLAAAHRDDIFPRTRYYDVNVQGTKNVIHAAEKNNISKIIFTSSFAVYGLDAKTPDENSAPAPFNDYGKSKLEAEDALKDWAAQDPARSLTIVRPVVVFGEGNRGNVYTLIRQISAGKFVMIGQGENRKSMAYVENVAAFLKFCLHEKPGVQIYNYADKPDYRTKELTDVVYAALGKKKSALRLPYALGMLAGYTFDVLARITGKSFPVSAVRVRKFCADTTSAAEKCRAAGFKPEFSLEDGIARMIAHDF; encoded by the coding sequence ATGAAAATCGCAATTACAGGGGCCGCCGGATTTATCGGCGCCAGATTGAAGGCAGGGCTTGAAGCGGAAGGCCATGACGTCGCCGGTCTGGATCTGGCGGGAAAGACGCCCGTCGATATCGAGGATCGGGACGCCCTTGTGAGCGCCTGCGCAGGGTGCGGGGCGATTTATCATCTGGCCGCCGCGCACCGGGACGATATTTTCCCGCGCACGCGTTATTACGACGTGAATGTTCAGGGCACAAAAAACGTTATTCATGCGGCGGAAAAAAATAATATTTCTAAAATTATCTTTACCAGCAGTTTTGCTGTTTACGGGCTGGACGCGAAAACGCCGGATGAAAACAGCGCGCCTGCGCCGTTTAACGATTACGGCAAGAGCAAGCTGGAAGCCGAAGACGCGTTAAAAGACTGGGCGGCGCAGGACCCGGCGCGCAGCCTGACGATCGTGCGGCCTGTCGTGGTGTTCGGGGAAGGCAATCGCGGAAATGTTTACACGCTCATTCGCCAGATTTCGGCCGGAAAATTCGTGATGATCGGCCAAGGAGAAAACAGGAAGTCGATGGCCTATGTTGAGAATGTTGCCGCCTTTTTAAAATTCTGCCTGCATGAAAAACCGGGCGTGCAGATTTACAACTATGCGGACAAGCCCGATTACAGAACAAAAGAGCTAACGGATGTCGTTTATGCGGCGCTGGGCAAAAAGAAGAGCGCCTTGCGCCTTCCTTATGCCCTTGGGATGCTGGCGGGCTATACGTTTGACGTTCTGGCGCGCATCACCGGAAAATCTTTTCCGGTCAGCGCGGTGCGCGTCCGGAAATTCTGCGCCGATACGACAAGCGCGGCGGAAAAATGCCGCGCGGCCGGATTCAAGCCGGAATTTTCTCTGGAAGACGGAATCGCCCGTATGATTGCGCATGACTTCTAA
- a CDS encoding GNAT family N-acetyltransferase, translated as MSEEQNIIEADRDEEFRTLVLSRLTENNLGQELYRPPEKFDLKVTQGDEIIAGLCAKCRGRWLYVELLWVDENNRNKGLGTKLLDRALQKGRENGCHSAFVDTYEWEAPEFYKKHGFEVTQVLNNIFGEFSRYHLSKKLT; from the coding sequence ATGAGCGAAGAACAAAATATTATTGAAGCGGACAGGGATGAAGAATTCAGGACGCTTGTTTTATCTCGCCTGACTGAAAATAATCTGGGGCAGGAACTCTACCGTCCTCCGGAAAAATTTGATTTAAAAGTAACGCAGGGCGATGAGATTATTGCCGGGCTTTGTGCGAAATGCCGGGGGAGGTGGTTGTACGTTGAACTCTTGTGGGTAGACGAAAACAACAGAAATAAAGGGCTGGGAACGAAACTTCTGGATAGGGCCCTGCAAAAAGGCCGGGAAAACGGGTGTCACAGCGCCTTTGTGGATACGTATGAATGGGAAGCACCGGAATTTTATAAAAAACATGGATTTGAAGTTACTCAGGTTTTGAATAATATTTTCGGCGAGTTTTCCCGTTATCATTTAAGCAAAAAATTGACATAG
- a CDS encoding glycosyltransferase family 4 protein → MTSNPTFLMVINDMAWFWSHRLPLAKAVQGEGFTLHLAAAAAGSDLRVKEAGVIPHDLPASARGVNMFKHLAIVLGIAKTIRCVRPDIIHAMTVRYALYTALAARMAGGKEPLVFTIAGLGTLFTHKTLKSRLIRLGVLPLLRFAFSRENVFLIFQNRDDRRLILEAGIVREDRTEVIRGSGVNLSEFPFSQEEEETDAPPKILFASRLLKEKGICDFVEAARLLKAGGVAARFQVAGSVDAGNPHSIARAEIEGWEKEGLIEWLGQCRDMPETLRASTMVVLPSYYGEGVPKVLLEAAATGRAIITCDMPGCREAVEQDVNGLLVPPKDPESLAAAIARLLDDSVLRKKLGVAGRRRVEEDFNVESVNAQTLAVYHRVL, encoded by the coding sequence ATGACTTCTAACCCGACATTTTTAATGGTGATTAACGATATGGCCTGGTTCTGGTCGCATCGTCTGCCGCTGGCAAAAGCCGTTCAGGGGGAAGGTTTTACCCTTCATCTTGCGGCGGCGGCGGCCGGGTCCGACCTGAGGGTAAAAGAGGCGGGAGTGATTCCCCATGACCTTCCGGCCTCCGCCCGCGGGGTAAACATGTTTAAACATCTGGCAATTGTCCTGGGCATCGCAAAGACCATTCGCTGTGTCAGGCCGGATATCATCCATGCGATGACCGTTCGCTACGCGCTTTACACGGCGCTGGCGGCGCGTATGGCGGGCGGGAAGGAACCGCTCGTGTTTACGATTGCAGGGCTGGGGACGCTTTTTACGCATAAGACGCTGAAAAGCCGTTTGATCCGGCTGGGCGTTTTACCTCTCCTGCGTTTTGCTTTTTCACGGGAAAATGTTTTCCTGATTTTTCAAAACAGAGATGACCGGCGCCTTATTTTAGAGGCGGGCATTGTTCGTGAAGACCGGACAGAAGTCATCCGCGGCAGCGGTGTTAACCTGTCGGAATTCCCGTTTTCGCAGGAAGAAGAGGAAACGGACGCGCCGCCAAAAATCCTGTTTGCCTCCCGTCTCTTAAAGGAAAAAGGGATCTGTGATTTTGTAGAAGCCGCCCGCCTTCTGAAGGCCGGAGGCGTCGCTGCCCGTTTTCAGGTGGCGGGGAGTGTCGATGCCGGAAATCCCCATTCGATTGCCCGCGCAGAAATCGAAGGCTGGGAAAAAGAGGGGCTGATCGAATGGCTGGGCCAGTGCCGCGACATGCCGGAAACCCTGCGCGCCAGTACGATGGTCGTCCTGCCCTCTTATTACGGGGAGGGGGTGCCGAAGGTTCTGCTGGAGGCTGCGGCAACCGGCCGTGCGATCATTACCTGCGATATGCCCGGCTGCCGCGAGGCGGTGGAGCAGGACGTGAACGGCCTTCTTGTGCCGCCCAAAGACCCTGAAAGCCTGGCGGCGGCCATTGCGCGTTTACTGGATGATTCGGTGTTGCGGAAAAAATTGGGCGTAGCGGGCCGCCGGCGGGTGGAGGAGGATTTCAATGTGGAAAGCGTGAATGCGCAGACTCTTGCCGTTTATCATCGTGTTCTATAG
- the fabG gene encoding 3-oxoacyl-[acyl-carrier-protein] reductase has translation MFDLTGKTALITGATGGIGGSIAAALHAQGATVGITGRNRDKLDLLAGQLKERVYVFAADLSDTDAISALVKEAEEAMGQIDILVNNAGLTRDNLSMRMKDEEWQEVLDVNLTAPFKLARSVQRGMMKRRFGRIINISSVVGTTGNPGQCNYVASKAGMSGWTKSMGMEIASRGITVNCIAPGFISTAMTEALTPDQKEKINATIPMGRMGSADDIAAAAVYLASEEAAYVTGATIHVNGGMAMV, from the coding sequence ATGTTCGATTTAACGGGAAAGACAGCATTAATCACGGGCGCGACAGGCGGGATCGGCGGCAGCATTGCCGCAGCGCTGCATGCGCAGGGCGCAACCGTCGGCATCACGGGCCGGAACAGGGACAAGCTCGATTTGCTGGCGGGGCAATTGAAGGAACGCGTTTATGTTTTCGCCGCGGATTTGTCGGACACGGATGCGATTTCCGCGCTGGTCAAAGAGGCTGAAGAGGCCATGGGGCAGATCGACATTCTCGTGAATAACGCGGGCCTGACCCGCGACAACCTTTCCATGCGGATGAAAGACGAGGAATGGCAGGAGGTTCTGGATGTAAACCTGACCGCGCCCTTCAAGCTGGCCCGCAGCGTTCAGCGCGGCATGATGAAGCGCCGCTTTGGCCGTATCATCAATATTTCCTCCGTTGTCGGGACGACCGGGAATCCGGGCCAGTGCAATTACGTGGCCTCCAAAGCGGGCATGAGCGGCTGGACCAAATCCATGGGCATGGAGATTGCTTCCCGCGGCATTACGGTGAACTGCATCGCGCCGGGCTTTATTTCTACGGCCATGACCGAGGCGCTCACGCCCGATCAAAAAGAAAAAATCAATGCCACGATTCCGATGGGCCGCATGGGGTCTGCGGACGATATTGCGGCGGCGGCGGTGTATCTGGCCAGTGAGGAAGCCGCCTATGTCACCGGCGCCACGATTCACGTCAATGGCGGCATGGCGATGGTGTAG
- a CDS encoding HAD family phosphatase: MNNFDLIIFDCDGTLVDSEYLNNKALSDLLCEYGLPQYDVAYALENFVGKTVSNILLMIQMETGFSFPKDTVSRYIENARRLQKTHLKPIPDAMEVVKNCARHLKVCVGSNGERSNVLESLRLTGFLDVFSDETVFTKVQVPNGKPAPDLFLFAAGKMGAAPRRCLVIEDSESGVIAGKEAGMDVWGFTGVCPDKKRAEISLKNAGADRVIEHLIHIPSLLGI, translated from the coding sequence ATGAATAATTTCGATCTCATCATTTTCGATTGCGACGGCACGCTGGTCGACAGCGAATATCTGAACAATAAAGCCCTGAGCGACCTGCTGTGCGAATACGGCCTGCCGCAATATGACGTGGCGTATGCGCTCGAAAATTTTGTCGGCAAAACGGTCAGCAATATCCTGCTGATGATTCAGATGGAAACGGGCTTTTCTTTTCCAAAAGATACGGTGTCGCGCTATATCGAAAACGCCAGGCGTCTTCAAAAAACCCATTTAAAACCGATTCCCGATGCCATGGAGGTCGTCAAAAACTGTGCGCGGCATTTAAAGGTGTGTGTCGGGTCGAACGGAGAGCGCAGCAATGTGCTGGAGTCTCTTCGGCTCACAGGGTTTTTGGACGTCTTTTCCGACGAAACGGTTTTTACCAAAGTTCAGGTGCCAAACGGCAAGCCGGCGCCGGATTTGTTTTTATTTGCCGCCGGTAAAATGGGCGCCGCGCCGCGGCGTTGTCTCGTGATTGAAGACAGCGAAAGCGGCGTCATCGCAGGCAAGGAAGCCGGAATGGATGTCTGGGGCTTTACAGGGGTTTGTCCTGATAAAAAACGGGCGGAAATTTCTCTCAAAAATGCCGGTGCGGACCGGGTGATCGAACATCTTATCCACATCCCTTCTCTCCTAGGTATTTGA
- the mltG gene encoding endolytic transglycosylase MltG → MPGRPHFFLSVLSFLLLGAAGLAAGVGYGAYLYLSPGPLEAPQLVLIERGSGVSKISQTLEDQNVITHALLFKVAARLTGLHGSLKAGEYQFPAGVSVADALLMLHEGDVYDRKVTIPEGLTSYQIVQILAGVDELQGEVPDIPPEGSLLPETYRFVTGDTKAGKLREMQSAMDAVLAELWPARAEGLPFETKEQALVLASIVEKETAVPSERARIAGVFVNRLKRGIPLQTDPSVIYALTQGKVKNEGQGPLGRRLLLKDLKTDSPYNTYRYAGLPPGPIANPGRASLEATLHPEAHEYVYFVADGTGGHVFAKSLAEHNRNVLKWRKIRRNR, encoded by the coding sequence ATGCCGGGCAGGCCGCATTTCTTTCTTTCCGTTTTAAGTTTTTTGCTTTTGGGTGCGGCGGGGCTGGCCGCCGGCGTGGGATATGGCGCCTACCTTTATCTGTCTCCCGGTCCGCTGGAAGCGCCGCAGCTTGTTTTGATCGAGCGGGGCAGCGGCGTGTCTAAAATTTCTCAAACGCTGGAAGATCAAAATGTCATAACACACGCGCTGCTGTTTAAAGTCGCCGCGCGCCTGACCGGATTGCACGGCAGTCTCAAGGCCGGAGAATATCAGTTCCCCGCGGGCGTTTCGGTGGCGGACGCCTTGCTCATGCTGCATGAGGGAGACGTTTACGACCGGAAAGTAACCATTCCGGAAGGGCTGACCAGTTATCAGATCGTGCAGATTTTGGCAGGAGTGGACGAACTGCAGGGGGAGGTGCCGGACATCCCGCCGGAAGGCTCCCTGCTGCCGGAGACTTACCGGTTTGTCACGGGCGATACGAAAGCCGGAAAACTGCGCGAAATGCAAAGCGCGATGGACGCCGTTCTGGCGGAGCTGTGGCCTGCACGGGCGGAAGGCCTTCCTTTCGAGACAAAAGAGCAGGCGCTCGTTCTGGCCTCTATCGTGGAAAAGGAAACGGCGGTTCCGTCCGAGCGGGCGCGGATCGCGGGGGTTTTTGTGAACCGTTTGAAACGCGGCATTCCGCTGCAGACCGATCCTAGCGTGATTTACGCTTTGACTCAGGGGAAAGTGAAAAACGAAGGGCAGGGGCCGCTGGGGCGGCGGCTGCTTTTGAAAGATTTAAAAACAGACTCGCCTTATAATACGTACAGATATGCGGGCCTGCCGCCGGGGCCGATTGCCAATCCGGGCCGGGCTTCGCTTGAGGCGACGCTTCATCCCGAAGCGCATGAGTATGTTTATTTTGTCGCGGACGGCACGGGCGGGCATGTCTTTGCGAAAAGTCTGGCCGAGCATAACCGAAACGTTCTCAAATGGCGTAAAATCCGCCGGAACAGGTAA
- the asnB gene encoding asparagine synthase (glutamine-hydrolyzing) produces the protein MCGIAGFYSFGAPERQDMRRACKAMTDAIAHRGPDDSDVWQDPDVPLALGHRRLSIIDLSAGGHQPMASHTGRFVIVFNGEIYNYRSLQADLEAAGRAFQSRSDTEVMLGAFEQWGVNRTLQKLEGMFAFALWDRQERKLHLVRDRFGKKPLYVGWGKESLLFASELKAFHAHSDFTPEISRDVLALYMRYGYVCAPHCIFEGVWQLLPGARMTLDMESLPSRQDLKGRMEVYWYLPDIVEAAKAHPNVKPASECIEEFEEMFREATYQRMISDVPLGAFLSGGIDSSAVVAMMQSGSGQPVKTFSIGFEEAGYNEAVHAERIARHLGTQHREFYVTAQDALDVIPKLPDIYDEPFADPSQIPTYLISKLAREEVSVALTGDGGDEILGGYQRHTHIPAVWEKIGWMPYPLRRAAGALVRAVPAGVYDSLYAGYPQFGRRMHRLARLTGLKTPEDVYAYLVGAWPNPEEVVTGGKVPSIPLNEPAWQPQGLSFAERMMYGDTLSYRPNDLMVKSDRASMAVALELRAPLMDHKLCEYAWRLPHDMKVRGMNGKWLLRQVLKRHVPEELFERPKMGFGIPVSEWLRGPLKNWGAGLLDKKKLEDQGFLNAGIVGDAWEKHQKGVTVDANSMHLWSVLMFQAWYERWMVKGKK, from the coding sequence ATGTGCGGCATAGCAGGATTTTACAGCTTCGGTGCGCCGGAACGTCAGGACATGCGGCGCGCCTGCAAGGCGATGACGGACGCCATCGCCCATCGCGGCCCGGACGATTCCGATGTCTGGCAGGACCCGGATGTGCCGTTGGCTTTGGGGCACCGGAGGCTGTCGATCATTGACCTGTCTGCCGGCGGGCACCAGCCCATGGCCTCTCATACGGGCCGCTTTGTCATTGTCTTCAACGGCGAAATTTATAACTACCGCAGCCTTCAGGCGGATCTGGAGGCGGCGGGCCGTGCCTTTCAAAGCCGCAGCGATACGGAAGTCATGCTCGGCGCTTTCGAGCAGTGGGGCGTCAACCGGACCCTGCAAAAGCTGGAGGGCATGTTCGCCTTCGCGCTCTGGGACCGGCAGGAGCGCAAGCTTCATCTGGTGCGGGACCGCTTCGGAAAAAAACCGCTTTATGTGGGATGGGGGAAAGAGAGCCTTCTTTTTGCCTCTGAACTGAAAGCCTTTCATGCCCATTCGGATTTTACGCCGGAAATCAGCCGCGACGTCCTGGCCCTTTATATGCGCTACGGCTATGTTTGCGCGCCGCACTGCATTTTTGAAGGCGTGTGGCAGCTTCTTCCGGGCGCGCGGATGACTCTGGATATGGAGTCCCTTCCATCCCGGCAGGACCTGAAAGGCAGGATGGAGGTTTACTGGTATTTGCCGGATATCGTCGAGGCGGCAAAAGCGCATCCGAATGTCAAGCCTGCGTCCGAATGCATAGAAGAGTTTGAAGAGATGTTTCGGGAGGCGACGTATCAGCGCATGATCTCGGATGTCCCTCTGGGCGCTTTTCTGTCGGGCGGCATAGATTCCTCCGCTGTGGTCGCCATGATGCAAAGCGGCTCCGGACAGCCGGTCAAAACCTTTTCCATCGGGTTTGAAGAGGCCGGGTATAACGAAGCCGTCCATGCCGAAAGGATCGCCCGGCACCTTGGCACGCAGCACCGTGAATTTTACGTGACGGCGCAGGATGCGCTGGACGTCATTCCGAAACTGCCGGATATTTATGACGAGCCTTTTGCGGACCCCTCCCAGATTCCGACATATCTTATCAGCAAGCTGGCGCGGGAAGAGGTCAGCGTGGCGCTCACCGGCGATGGAGGAGACGAAATCCTGGGCGGCTATCAGCGCCATACCCATATTCCGGCCGTGTGGGAAAAAATCGGCTGGATGCCTTATCCGCTTCGCCGTGCGGCCGGGGCGCTGGTCCGCGCCGTTCCCGCAGGCGTTTACGACTCTCTTTATGCCGGTTATCCGCAATTCGGACGGCGGATGCACCGGCTGGCCCGCTTGACCGGCCTGAAAACGCCGGAGGATGTTTACGCCTATCTGGTCGGGGCGTGGCCCAATCCGGAAGAAGTGGTGACGGGCGGAAAGGTGCCTTCTATTCCCCTGAACGAGCCGGCATGGCAGCCGCAGGGGCTGTCTTTTGCCGAAAGGATGATGTACGGCGATACGCTGTCCTACCGGCCCAACGACCTGATGGTGAAATCCGACCGGGCTTCCATGGCCGTGGCGCTGGAATTGCGCGCCCCGCTTATGGATCATAAATTGTGCGAATATGCATGGCGCCTGCCGCATGATATGAAGGTGCGGGGGATGAACGGGAAATGGCTTCTCCGGCAAGTGCTCAAACGTCATGTGCCCGAAGAGCTGTTCGAGCGCCCGAAAATGGGCTTTGGCATTCCGGTGAGCGAGTGGCTGCGCGGGCCGCTTAAAAACTGGGGGGCGGGGCTGCTGGACAAAAAGAAGCTGGAGGATCAGGGGTTTTTAAATGCCGGGATTGTCGGGGACGCATGGGAAAAACATCAAAAGGGCGTCACGGTCGATGCCAATTCGATGCATCTTTGGTCGGTTTTGATGTTTCAGGCCTGGTATGAACGCTGGATGGTGAAAGGCAAAAAATGA
- a CDS encoding response regulator, with amino-acid sequence MVDVGNRPKVLVIDDDETLLEIVKANLNAVGLSVLCAYDGEEGLEMARAAQPGVILLDRQMPGLDGNEVLETLKEEAVTKDIPVVMLTATNKADEIVGSLCLGAEDYIVKPFEMDDFRVRVKKALGLVESLSPVLSVVGDDSPEEREENAL; translated from the coding sequence GTGGTAGATGTGGGGAACCGTCCGAAAGTTTTGGTCATTGATGACGATGAAACGCTTCTCGAAATTGTAAAGGCCAATTTAAACGCTGTCGGGCTTAGCGTCCTGTGTGCGTATGACGGCGAAGAAGGGCTGGAAATGGCTCGTGCGGCGCAGCCGGGGGTGATCCTGCTGGATCGGCAAATGCCGGGCCTGGACGGCAATGAAGTCCTTGAAACCCTGAAAGAGGAAGCGGTAACGAAGGATATTCCTGTTGTAATGCTCACGGCAACCAACAAGGCGGACGAAATTGTCGGAAGCCTGTGCCTTGGCGCGGAAGACTATATTGTCAAACCCTTTGAAATGGATGATTTTCGTGTGCGCGTGAAAAAGGCTTTGGGCCTTGTGGAGTCCCTTTCTCCCGTCTTATCCGTTGTCGGGGACGATTCTCCGGAGGAAAGGGAAGAAAACGCCTTATAA
- the fabD gene encoding ACP S-malonyltransferase, with the protein MNRSFVFPGQGSQFVGMGKDLAESFGAAKETFQEVDDALGQNLSALMFDGPEEDLNLTENTQAALMAVSMAVVNVLTREGGIEMDKAVKFVAGHSLGEYSALTAAGALELSQTAKLLKLRGQAMQRAVPVGAGSMAAILGLDLPDVQTIAEKASAQAGPDLICESANDNSVGQVVVSGHAAAVQVAVDMASEAGAKRAVILPVSAPFHCALMGPAAREMEEALAGAEIKSPCVPVVANVVARGVTDPEDIRRLLVEQITGMVRWRESVIWMKDQGVTEMIELGAGKVLSGLARRIDKDIETSSVGTPEQVKELIKKLK; encoded by the coding sequence ATGAATCGTTCGTTTGTTTTTCCGGGTCAGGGGTCCCAGTTTGTCGGAATGGGAAAGGATCTGGCCGAATCATTTGGGGCCGCGAAAGAAACATTTCAGGAGGTCGATGACGCGCTGGGCCAGAATCTCTCCGCCCTGATGTTCGACGGGCCGGAAGAGGACCTGAACCTGACGGAAAATACGCAGGCGGCGCTGATGGCCGTGTCTATGGCGGTGGTCAATGTCCTGACCCGTGAAGGCGGGATTGAAATGGATAAGGCGGTGAAGTTTGTGGCCGGGCATTCTCTGGGAGAATATTCGGCCCTGACGGCGGCCGGGGCTCTGGAGCTTTCGCAAACGGCGAAATTGCTCAAGCTGCGCGGGCAGGCGATGCAGCGCGCGGTGCCGGTTGGCGCCGGCTCCATGGCGGCCATTCTCGGACTGGATTTGCCGGATGTGCAGACAATCGCGGAAAAAGCGTCGGCGCAGGCTGGGCCGGACCTCATATGCGAATCGGCCAATGACAATTCCGTGGGGCAGGTCGTGGTGTCGGGCCACGCAGCCGCCGTGCAGGTCGCCGTGGATATGGCCTCCGAAGCGGGAGCCAAACGCGCGGTGATTTTGCCGGTGAGCGCGCCGTTTCACTGCGCCCTGATGGGCCCGGCGGCCAGGGAAATGGAAGAGGCGCTGGCGGGGGCGGAGATTAAAAGCCCCTGCGTGCCTGTCGTAGCCAATGTCGTTGCCCGGGGGGTTACGGACCCGGAAGACATCCGCCGCTTGCTGGTGGAGCAAATCACGGGCATGGTGCGCTGGCGCGAGTCGGTGATCTGGATGAAAGATCAGGGCGTGACCGAAATGATCGAACTGGGCGCAGGAAAAGTTCTCTCGGGTCTCGCCCGCCGGATTGACAAGGACATCGAAACATCTTCTGTTGGAACGCCGGAACAGGTGAAAGAGCTTATTAAGAAACTTAAGTGA
- a CDS encoding acyl carrier protein, which produces MSDIADRVKKIVVEHLGVDEDKVQEGASFIDDLGADSLDTVELVMAFEEEFKVEIPDDAAEKIQTVGDAVNFIKENAAE; this is translated from the coding sequence ATGAGCGACATTGCAGACCGGGTAAAAAAGATTGTTGTCGAACACCTTGGTGTTGACGAAGATAAGGTTCAGGAAGGCGCAAGCTTCATTGATGATCTGGGCGCGGATTCTCTGGACACAGTAGAGCTGGTCATGGCTTTCGAAGAGGAGTTCAAAGTTGAGATTCCGGATGACGCCGCTGAAAAAATCCAGACGGTCGGCGATGCTGTAAACTTCATCAAAGAAAACGCTGCCGAGTAG
- the fabF gene encoding beta-ketoacyl-ACP synthase II encodes MRRVVVTGMGMVSPLGVGVRRNWDSITAGRSGIRKIDHFDASAMASQVAGLIPKTEDENPQDGAFNVNLYVPPKEQRKIDPFISYGLAAAAEAVEESGWVPQSDEERERTGVLIGSGIGGLTAMYESSITLKERGPRRLSPFCIPSMLINLASGHVSIKYGFKGPNHSVVTACATGTHAIGDSARLIMLGDADVMVAGGAEAAVTPLGVAGFAAARALSTSYNESPQQACRPFDEGRDGFVIAEGSGVVVLEEYEHAKKRGAKIYAEVIGYGLSGDAYHITSPAEDGDGGYRAMRAALKNAGISASEIDYINAHGTSTPVGDGIECTAVKRLFGSDIAGVSMSSTKSAIGHLLGAAGAVEAIYAVKALESGIMPPTLNLETVSEACQGIDLVPKVAKEKALKTVLSNSFGFGGTNASLILRAVS; translated from the coding sequence ATGAGACGAGTCGTTGTGACAGGAATGGGTATGGTGTCTCCGCTGGGCGTGGGGGTTCGGCGCAACTGGGACTCCATTACGGCAGGCCGGAGCGGTATTCGCAAGATCGACCATTTTGACGCTTCCGCCATGGCCTCGCAAGTGGCGGGGCTGATTCCAAAGACGGAAGACGAAAATCCGCAAGACGGAGCTTTCAACGTTAATTTATATGTGCCGCCGAAAGAACAGCGCAAAATCGACCCTTTCATTTCCTACGGTCTGGCCGCCGCCGCCGAGGCCGTTGAAGAATCCGGCTGGGTGCCGCAAAGCGACGAGGAGCGGGAGCGCACCGGCGTTTTGATCGGTTCCGGTATCGGCGGCCTGACGGCCATGTATGAAAGTTCCATTACGCTGAAGGAACGCGGGCCACGGCGTTTGTCTCCTTTTTGCATTCCCTCGATGCTGATTAATCTGGCCTCGGGCCATGTGTCCATCAAATACGGTTTTAAGGGGCCGAACCATTCGGTTGTGACGGCCTGTGCGACAGGCACGCACGCTATCGGGGATTCGGCGCGCCTGATTATGCTGGGCGATGCCGATGTGATGGTGGCCGGCGGCGCGGAGGCTGCCGTAACGCCTTTGGGCGTCGCAGGTTTTGCGGCGGCGCGGGCTTTGTCAACGTCTTACAACGAATCGCCGCAACAGGCCTGCCGTCCTTTCGATGAAGGGCGGGACGGGTTTGTGATTGCGGAAGGCTCCGGCGTGGTGGTTCTCGAAGAATACGAGCACGCGAAAAAACGCGGCGCAAAAATTTATGCCGAAGTGATCGGCTATGGCCTGTCCGGCGACGCCTATCATATCACCTCTCCGGCGGAAGACGGAGACGGGGGATATCGCGCCATGCGGGCGGCGCTTAAAAATGCCGGGATTTCGGCGTCCGAAATCGATTATATCAACGCGCACGGGACTTCGACCCCCGTCGGGGACGGGATCGAATGCACGGCGGTGAAACGTTTGTTCGGCAGCGATATCGCGGGCGTGTCCATGTCCTCGACCAAGTCCGCCATCGGGCATTTGCTCGGCGCCGCAGGCGCAGTCGAGGCTATTTACGCCGTGAAGGCGCTGGAGAGCGGGATCATGCCGCCGACCCTCAATCTGGAGACAGTGTCGGAAGCCTGTCAGGGGATTGATCTGGTGCCGAAGGTGGCAAAGGAAAAAGCGCTCAAAACCGTTCTGTCCAATTCCTTCGGGTTTGGCGGCACGAATGCGTCTTTAATCCTCCGGGCTGTTTCATAG
- a CDS encoding response regulator yields MNTPFPKRIMHVEDDALVQKIARIALTQGSKHTLLSCSSGKDAIFKAAAFGPDLILMDYYMPDMDGPDVLKILQRTKALQTVPVIFITGREDRQTFRNLGNAAIIGSIEKPFNPAQLSQKIESLWKEHFTD; encoded by the coding sequence ATGAACACACCCTTCCCCAAACGCATCATGCATGTTGAAGATGATGCCCTTGTGCAGAAAATCGCCCGCATCGCGTTGACACAAGGCAGCAAGCACACTCTTTTAAGCTGTTCGAGCGGAAAAGACGCGATTTTTAAGGCGGCGGCCTTTGGCCCCGATTTAATCCTGATGGATTATTACATGCCGGATATGGACGGGCCGGACGTGCTGAAAATATTACAACGCACAAAAGCCCTGCAAACCGTTCCCGTCATTTTCATCACCGGACGCGAAGACAGACAGACTTTCCGCAATCTTGGAAATGCCGCAATCATTGGCTCCATTGAGAAGCCTTTCAACCCTGCCCAGCTCAGCCAGAAAATAGAGTCCCTCTGGAAAGAGCATTTTACGGATTAA